The Thermoplasmataceae archaeon genome has a segment encoding these proteins:
- a CDS encoding NAD-dependent epimerase/dehydratase family protein — translation MFDGKDIIVTGGAGFIGSNMVELLLEKNRVTVVDNMSNVDDRYILRFMGHRNFKFVRGDLAFTESMDSIKHADMVIHLAANSDVRGGSISPLPDYTNNVLATFNLLEWMRKTDIPEILFSSSSAVYGEATIMPTPEDYGPYMPISTYGASKVSGEGFITAYSHYYGIRGTIFRFANIVGRNSTHGVIFDFIRKLRKDPVNLEILGDGTQRKSYLHVSDCVSSMVYVHERSRKTDIYNLGNPGTTSVRKIADTVVEKMRLHNVKYNFTGGIDGRGWKGDVKVAQLGVEKLMSTGWKNKFDSDGSVAQAIQETLDQNP, via the coding sequence ATGTTTGACGGCAAAGACATAATCGTGACGGGCGGCGCAGGCTTCATCGGTTCAAACATGGTTGAACTTCTTCTAGAGAAGAACCGCGTTACCGTTGTCGACAACATGTCCAACGTGGACGATCGTTATATCTTAAGGTTCATGGGGCACAGGAATTTCAAGTTCGTAAGAGGGGACCTTGCCTTCACAGAATCAATGGACTCTATCAAACATGCCGACATGGTCATTCACCTGGCAGCGAACTCGGACGTTAGGGGAGGTTCAATCTCACCACTTCCAGATTACACGAACAACGTCCTTGCCACGTTTAATCTGCTTGAATGGATGAGGAAAACTGATATCCCGGAGATACTTTTCTCTTCAAGTTCCGCGGTATATGGTGAGGCTACCATTATGCCCACACCAGAGGATTATGGTCCATACATGCCTATTTCCACATACGGGGCGTCCAAGGTTTCGGGTGAAGGTTTTATTACAGCCTATTCCCACTATTATGGGATAAGGGGAACAATATTCCGCTTCGCGAATATTGTTGGGCGTAACTCTACACACGGTGTAATATTCGATTTTATCAGGAAACTTAGGAAAGATCCTGTCAACCTTGAAATACTCGGCGACGGCACGCAAAGAAAATCTTATCTCCATGTGAGCGACTGTGTATCTTCAATGGTTTATGTGCACGAAAGAAGCAGGAAGACGGACATCTATAACCTTGGAAACCCGGGGACTACATCTGTCAGGAAGATAGCGGACACTGTAGTGGAGAAAATGCGCCTTCACAATGTTAAATACAACTTCACAGGCGGAATAGACGGTCGCGGGTGGAAGGGAGACGTTAAGGTTGCGCAGTTAGGGGTCGAAAAACTGATGTCTACAGGATGGAAAAATAAATTTGACAGCGATGGGTCAGTCGCCCAGGCCATACAGGAGACCCTGGATCAGAACCCATAA
- a CDS encoding V-type ATP synthase subunit I, which produces MTKIRIICSNSKKSAVISALHDAEVMQIEPVSQDLSQYLSQSSQNGMARDINEQLQRMRGFESVLPSIRVSKKVSMPTLNDTISQAKDIRIDDEVKMLKNSEEALRADIRDIENRLSVVKVLTHIEYDMSIFNNKSVQSYLVSGIDEGAIASVKERIPGTISVQINDEYHLISVSSQKVQEFAKVSNELSLHVSHIPEVTGKPEEYYESLNKLMQEKQNSISEIRSSLGELAREYGEKILQLREALEIEGKKADLADHLLENADVFAIEGWIPASQADRIEKNISSISDGKYILSKVDTKEEPPTLMNNPKHTRLFEFFIKFYSLPQGTEFDPTVVFAIVFPFFFGLMVGDWGYGLVILLMSLWIIHRLDHPVKHSRIPKVLSNFVFMIMKPGSLKVVARALIPGSLVGIGAGIVFNSFFGFNLLPFTLYNPMNNIGKLLLFSGYIGIAMVTFGLLLGIMDENARGHRRGVVGKIGWLFITWGISITGLMLIYHSFNFNNIFGLPTIALAVLFAGIALVGATEKSQGLMELPSIISHVLSYLRIIGILLASIILSTVIDLIFHKGLVKSPVFAVIGIIILVVGQIFNLAIAVFEPGIQGARLLFVEFFSKFYKGNGKPFRPFSSRRKYTIPDHNLKEE; this is translated from the coding sequence ATGACCAAGATTCGAATCATCTGTTCAAACAGCAAGAAAAGTGCAGTCATCTCAGCGCTCCATGATGCTGAAGTGATGCAAATTGAGCCTGTTAGCCAGGACCTCTCGCAATATCTGTCACAATCTTCTCAGAACGGCATGGCCAGAGACATAAACGAACAGCTTCAGAGGATGAGAGGATTTGAGTCAGTTCTCCCAAGCATCCGGGTTTCTAAGAAAGTGAGCATGCCCACACTGAATGACACCATCAGCCAGGCAAAGGATATCAGGATCGATGATGAAGTAAAGATGCTCAAGAACTCAGAGGAAGCACTTAGGGCTGACATCAGGGATATCGAAAATAGGCTGTCAGTGGTTAAGGTTCTGACGCACATTGAATATGACATGTCCATATTCAACAATAAATCGGTACAATCCTACTTAGTTTCCGGCATTGATGAAGGCGCTATTGCTTCCGTAAAGGAAAGAATACCCGGGACCATTTCTGTTCAGATTAACGATGAGTATCATTTAATTTCTGTATCCTCACAAAAGGTACAGGAATTCGCAAAGGTCTCCAACGAGCTTTCACTCCATGTTTCTCATATTCCTGAAGTGACTGGAAAGCCTGAGGAGTATTACGAAAGTCTCAACAAACTTATGCAGGAAAAACAGAATTCAATAAGCGAGATAAGATCTTCACTTGGTGAACTGGCAAGGGAATATGGGGAGAAAATACTTCAGCTTAGAGAGGCTCTTGAAATAGAGGGAAAGAAGGCAGATCTTGCCGATCACCTCCTGGAAAACGCAGATGTATTCGCCATTGAAGGATGGATACCTGCTTCTCAAGCTGACAGAATTGAGAAGAATATAAGCTCGATATCAGATGGAAAGTACATCCTGTCAAAGGTGGACACAAAGGAAGAACCGCCGACTTTGATGAATAATCCGAAACACACGAGACTTTTCGAGTTCTTCATTAAATTTTATTCTCTTCCTCAGGGAACAGAGTTTGATCCTACGGTTGTCTTTGCAATAGTCTTCCCGTTCTTTTTTGGGCTTATGGTAGGAGACTGGGGTTATGGTCTGGTAATCCTTCTGATGTCTCTCTGGATTATCCACCGGCTGGATCATCCGGTCAAGCATAGTAGAATCCCTAAGGTGCTTTCGAACTTTGTCTTCATGATAATGAAGCCGGGGTCACTCAAAGTAGTCGCTAGGGCTCTGATCCCTGGGTCTCTGGTAGGAATAGGCGCCGGAATTGTGTTCAATTCATTTTTCGGGTTCAATCTTCTCCCGTTCACACTCTATAACCCAATGAATAATATAGGGAAACTTCTGCTTTTCTCTGGATACATTGGAATTGCAATGGTAACCTTTGGCCTTTTACTTGGAATCATGGATGAGAATGCACGCGGCCATAGGAGAGGTGTCGTCGGCAAAATTGGCTGGTTATTTATCACGTGGGGAATCAGCATCACCGGGCTGATGCTTATTTATCACAGTTTCAACTTCAACAATATTTTCGGACTGCCAACAATTGCCCTTGCCGTCCTGTTTGCAGGCATCGCTCTCGTTGGAGCTACAGAAAAGAGCCAGGGTTTGATGGAGCTACCGTCCATAATAAGCCATGTCCTTTCATACTTGAGGATTATTGGTATCCTGCTCGCATCCATCATACTTTCAACCGTGATCGACCTGATATTTCACAAGGGACTAGTAAAATCCCCTGTGTTCGCAGTAATAGGAATAATAATTCTGGTGGTTGGCCAGATATTCAACCTAGCGATCGCGGTGTTTGAACCTGGCATCCAGGGAGCAAGGTTGCTATTCGTAGAATTCTTCTCCAAATTCTACAAGGGAAACGGGAAACCATTCAGACCCTTTTCTTCAAGGAGGAAGTATACAATTCCAGATCATAACTTAAAAGAGGAATGA
- a CDS encoding V-type ATP synthase subunit D encodes MENGKRKKMQSPDVRPTRIELIRINKRIKLAARGLDLLKMKRSALVMEFFTIVRQVRGMRENLRNDVADAIDLFKVAEIIDGTMNVERVANMSADSTVNVATKNVMGVRVPEVGINYSTSVLTDRYRAVAVPTAINDAIIRFEKIFRLIIEIAEKENSMRKLLYEIDKTKRRSNAIENILIPNLKESATYIKMRLSEIERDTFTTLKMIKKKMESASESAQ; translated from the coding sequence ATGGAAAATGGAAAGAGGAAGAAAATGCAGTCTCCTGATGTAAGACCCACAAGGATAGAACTCATTCGGATTAACAAGAGAATTAAACTGGCAGCCAGGGGACTCGATCTGCTTAAGATGAAGAGATCTGCGCTGGTCATGGAATTCTTTACCATCGTCAGGCAGGTGAGAGGAATGCGCGAAAACCTGAGAAACGACGTGGCCGATGCAATTGACCTGTTCAAAGTTGCAGAAATCATCGACGGGACTATGAACGTAGAGAGAGTGGCGAATATGTCTGCTGATTCGACGGTGAATGTCGCAACGAAGAACGTTATGGGTGTTAGAGTGCCGGAGGTTGGTATAAACTATTCAACAAGCGTGCTCACTGACAGATACAGAGCGGTAGCTGTACCCACGGCGATTAACGATGCAATTATCAGGTTTGAGAAGATCTTCAGGCTTATTATAGAGATAGCGGAGAAAGAGAATTCCATGAGAAAACTCCTCTACGAAATAGATAAAACCAAGCGAAGATCCAATGCCATTGAAAATATACTCATACCAAATCTTAAAGAGTCGGCAACTTACATAAAGATGAGACTGAGTGAGATTGAACGTGATACATTTACAACACTTAAGATGATAAAAAAGAAGATGGAAAGTGCTAGTGAGAGCGCACAATGA
- a CDS encoding V-type ATP synthase subunit B, translating into MPELSYKSISEISGPLLFVEQVPNAAYNELVEITLPNGETRTGQVLDTRSGLAIVQIFGQTAGLDVKRTSVRFLGQTARVSVSDDMLGRIFNGLAQPIDQGPPIMSKDKVEIVGNAINPVSREEPSEFIETGISTIDGMNTLVRGQKLPIFSGSGLPHNLIAAQIARQAKVLGKDENFAVIFGAMGITSEEANFFINEFRSTGAISRSVLFMNLSSDPSMERIILPRMALSTAEYLAYENDMHILVILSDMTNYCEALREISSAREEVPGRRGFPGYMYTDLSTIYERAGKIISRKGSITQIPILTMPGDDITNPIPDLTGYITEGQIVLSRDLQRKGIYPPVDVLPSLSRLMNQGIGKGRTREDHRGVADQLYSAYANGKDLRSLSAIVGEEALGSGDKLYLKFADLFEKEFVNQGRMEDRSIERTLNIGWEILSKLPRNDMKRLKTEYLSKYGKWKEEENAVS; encoded by the coding sequence TTGCCGGAATTAAGTTATAAATCTATTTCAGAGATAAGCGGGCCACTTCTCTTTGTGGAACAAGTTCCTAACGCTGCCTATAATGAATTGGTTGAAATTACCCTTCCAAATGGAGAGACGAGAACTGGACAGGTCCTAGACACTAGATCAGGCCTTGCAATCGTACAGATATTTGGACAGACTGCAGGTCTTGACGTAAAGCGTACCAGTGTCAGATTCCTTGGGCAGACTGCGAGAGTATCAGTTTCCGACGACATGCTTGGGAGAATATTCAACGGACTGGCCCAGCCCATTGATCAGGGACCACCGATAATGAGCAAAGATAAGGTTGAGATCGTTGGAAATGCAATCAACCCCGTCTCAAGGGAGGAACCTTCAGAGTTCATAGAAACCGGGATTTCCACCATAGACGGAATGAACACACTGGTTAGGGGGCAGAAACTGCCAATATTTTCGGGGTCAGGTCTCCCACACAATCTCATTGCCGCACAGATCGCTAGACAGGCGAAGGTGCTGGGTAAGGACGAAAACTTCGCAGTCATTTTTGGAGCAATGGGTATTACAAGCGAAGAAGCTAACTTCTTCATAAACGAATTCAGGAGCACCGGCGCAATTTCAAGGTCTGTTCTTTTCATGAATCTCTCTTCTGATCCATCAATGGAAAGGATCATACTTCCAAGAATGGCTCTGTCCACTGCGGAATATCTTGCTTACGAGAACGATATGCACATACTGGTGATACTTTCTGATATGACAAATTACTGCGAGGCACTGAGAGAAATATCATCGGCGAGGGAAGAAGTACCCGGCAGAAGAGGATTCCCGGGGTACATGTACACAGATCTGAGCACAATATATGAAAGGGCTGGAAAGATAATATCCAGGAAGGGTTCCATAACCCAGATCCCTATCCTGACCATGCCTGGTGATGACATAACAAATCCGATACCGGATCTTACCGGTTATATTACGGAAGGACAGATTGTTCTTTCTAGAGATCTCCAGAGGAAGGGAATTTATCCGCCTGTAGACGTGTTACCTTCGCTATCAAGGCTGATGAACCAGGGCATTGGCAAGGGCAGGACAAGGGAAGACCATCGTGGGGTGGCTGATCAGCTTTATTCGGCTTATGCAAACGGGAAGGACCTCAGGTCACTCAGTGCCATCGTTGGTGAAGAGGCTCTAGGATCCGGTGATAAGCTTTACCTGAAATTTGCAGATCTTTTTGAAAAGGAATTTGTAAATCAGGGTAGAATGGAGGACCGATCCATTGAAAGGACACTCAACATAGGCTGGGAAATACTCTCGAAGCTTCCAAGAAACGACATGAAGAGATTGAAAACTGAATACCTTTCCAAGTATGGAAAATGGAAAGAGGAAGAAAATGCAGTCTCCTGA
- a CDS encoding V-type ATP synthase subunit A produces the protein MDNNAGKILRVSGPVVTAENVKNAKMYDVVRVGAMGLVGEIIRIRGNKSTIQVYEDTSGIRPGEEVENTEKPLSVKLGPGLLTSIYDGIQRPLNLLKTASGDFIMRGLTAPPIDGEKMWDFVATAKEGSAVSQGDIVGYVQETDLIRHSIMVPFGASGKLSGIKSGKFNVNQKIAIVESEKGRSEIHLSQDWPVRVARSVSRKLPPVIPLITGQRVIDSLFPVAKGGTVAVPGPFGSGKTVVQHQLSKWADSDIVVYVGCGERGNEMTEILTTFPELQDPKSGKPLMQRTVLIANTSNMPVAAREASIYTGITIAEYYRDMGYDVALMADSTSRWAEALREISGRLEEMPGEEGYPAYLGRRLSEFYERSGNAEVVSSERRKGSITIVGAVSPPGGDTSEPVSQNTLRVTRVFWALDASLASRRHFPSINWLNSYSLYQQDLAPWYSSNVSKDWGHLYSETMGILQKEAELQEVVQLVGYDALPEKEKSVLDIAKMIREDFLQQSAFDEIDTYCSLQKQYMMLSSIIHMSKLQNEALEKGITMTMLQSIPSREKISRMKEAKEDTVKKYYEDLILDMDQQVAGLAGGH, from the coding sequence ATGGATAACAATGCAGGTAAAATACTGAGGGTCTCGGGTCCTGTTGTGACAGCCGAGAACGTAAAGAATGCTAAGATGTACGATGTAGTCAGAGTCGGAGCAATGGGACTCGTCGGTGAGATCATAAGGATAAGGGGGAATAAATCCACAATTCAGGTGTATGAAGATACGAGCGGAATCAGACCTGGTGAGGAAGTTGAAAACACTGAAAAACCGCTATCTGTCAAACTTGGTCCTGGACTGCTCACGTCCATTTACGATGGTATACAAAGACCCCTTAATCTTCTTAAAACAGCGAGCGGGGACTTCATAATGAGAGGCCTGACTGCCCCACCAATAGACGGAGAAAAGATGTGGGACTTTGTGGCTACTGCTAAGGAGGGTTCTGCAGTTTCGCAAGGTGATATTGTAGGTTATGTGCAGGAGACTGACCTCATAAGACACAGCATAATGGTTCCGTTTGGGGCAAGCGGTAAGCTGTCCGGGATAAAATCCGGCAAATTCAATGTGAACCAGAAAATCGCGATAGTTGAATCGGAAAAGGGAAGGTCTGAGATTCATCTTTCTCAGGACTGGCCTGTAAGGGTTGCAAGATCTGTAAGCAGAAAGCTGCCACCGGTTATTCCACTGATCACCGGACAGAGAGTGATCGATTCACTTTTCCCGGTAGCAAAAGGCGGAACTGTTGCTGTTCCGGGACCGTTTGGGTCGGGTAAGACTGTGGTTCAGCACCAGCTCTCAAAGTGGGCTGACAGTGATATAGTAGTCTATGTTGGCTGCGGCGAAAGAGGTAACGAGATGACGGAGATTCTTACGACATTCCCGGAGTTGCAGGACCCTAAAAGTGGTAAACCCCTGATGCAGCGTACAGTCCTCATAGCAAACACCTCAAATATGCCAGTAGCAGCAAGAGAAGCGAGTATTTACACGGGAATTACCATAGCTGAGTACTACAGGGACATGGGATACGATGTGGCACTCATGGCAGACAGCACCTCAAGATGGGCCGAAGCTCTTAGAGAAATTTCTGGGAGGCTCGAAGAAATGCCAGGGGAAGAAGGCTATCCTGCCTACCTCGGAAGGAGACTGTCTGAGTTCTATGAAAGATCAGGAAACGCAGAAGTAGTTTCCAGTGAACGTAGAAAGGGTTCAATCACAATCGTTGGTGCTGTATCTCCGCCGGGTGGGGATACGTCAGAGCCAGTTTCACAGAATACCCTCAGGGTGACAAGGGTGTTCTGGGCACTTGACGCCTCTCTCGCTTCCAGGAGACACTTCCCGTCAATAAACTGGCTGAACAGCTATTCACTGTATCAGCAGGACCTTGCACCGTGGTACAGCAGCAATGTTTCAAAGGACTGGGGGCATCTGTACAGTGAAACCATGGGAATACTGCAAAAGGAGGCTGAACTGCAGGAGGTTGTCCAGCTGGTCGGCTATGATGCGCTGCCGGAAAAGGAAAAGTCTGTGCTTGACATAGCCAAGATGATAAGAGAAGATTTCCTCCAACAAAGCGCATTTGATGAAATTGACACGTACTGCTCATTGCAGAAACAGTACATGATGCTCAGTTCCATCATTCACATGAGTAAATTGCAAAACGAAGCTCTTGAGAAGGGAATAACGATGACGATGCTCCAGAGCATTCCCTCCAGGGAGAAGATATCGAGGATGAAGGAAGCAAAAGAAGACACTGTCAAAAAGTACTATGAGGATTTGATACTTGACATGGACCAGCAAGTTGCTGGACTAGCGGGAGGTCATTAG